From Nostoc sp. UHCC 0926, one genomic window encodes:
- a CDS encoding DEAD/DEAH box helicase — translation MLESEKLIQIVQSWLGYIRLEELTQAEVERSSDIYSKVVDKGVQLVGNKLLLDSEVFTQFQQQQQAAKRGNKNDVQMAVAFPQIYIINGKGKEQKLKYLPLFTIDISPIFKGNYRKTGWDLTEYEFQPVVVNLMRLYGLEEEQTESLIVASGIGKFLEDTFKGRFPTLRDFLELVDLPEGKYKTSRQPYLLRCDFTPYNALLKLDIQEILKELQQPDCKTEWIIETHPAMQYLWGEPQSPRHEVMFWGAFPDHAPDEFQASVLKHAQENLLTAVCGPPGTGKTEVFLHLIAQQVVNRALRLVRGEDDANNLILFVGTNNSTIKKFQQRLTINSPAQQFYLPGGNQTIIRKETLPKLQSSTDWLRNAEFNQSAWQQAKLELLQAESEIQQLQEQDRLNTAQKVIDIELRSQLDVEIQSLNNEIAVTDSELQALTEQLSSLSDYANFPLDAYQQIQEALSQAERELAKESDSITKRALDWLNATTDQRIFKRLANRINAAVLNTLATGHPFQTPLDRPSLTAAQASVTQKLDFSQQWQNLNRGVTEIQTQLTALNKKRELKQAEHQQIQKQIDSYPQGDFYNLFYRDHHQLQVELFQRAWAFLLQETLRRKESVMRALSTYGSVLTGDGEALLKLESDSDAIYRDLSLIFPVITSTLQSMRNMLPILQPNIIKLALVDEAGTTLIHQLFPLLVRSQRAVVAGDPQQIEPIVNFCDDTIKQYLKTAFLDRGMGNEDYYRYAPTAKYTATAYHRAAGSSGAEGDLGNGIILSNHYRCTPPIIQFCSPNYPGGLQILSSDQQTATVKHLLAYHVEGSHTHNTNPEEIDAVETIIASLLKHGYSTNSDDNSKTIGVMSPFSQQANALKYRLSNRWRNFSWDDIGTVHTFQGGEKAAIIFSPYQCHQEHSFWFLNRKPNLLNTAVSRAKELFVLVGNLRELELAGGETKRLVEHIRLHGEIRTLREP, via the coding sequence ATGCTAGAGTCAGAAAAACTTATCCAGATAGTACAATCCTGGCTAGGCTACATCAGGTTAGAAGAACTGACTCAAGCTGAGGTCGAGCGTTCTTCAGATATCTATTCAAAAGTAGTAGATAAGGGAGTGCAGCTTGTTGGCAACAAGTTACTGTTAGATAGCGAAGTATTTACGCAATTCCAGCAACAGCAACAAGCAGCTAAAAGAGGGAACAAAAATGATGTTCAGATGGCTGTTGCTTTCCCACAAATTTATATAATCAACGGCAAGGGGAAAGAGCAAAAGCTGAAATACCTGCCTCTGTTCACAATTGATATTTCACCCATATTCAAAGGTAATTACCGCAAAACTGGCTGGGACTTGACTGAGTACGAGTTTCAGCCAGTGGTTGTTAATTTAATGCGGCTGTACGGGCTAGAGGAGGAGCAAACCGAATCACTGATTGTTGCTTCAGGAATTGGAAAATTTTTAGAAGATACATTTAAAGGAAGATTCCCAACGCTTCGAGACTTTCTTGAACTGGTAGATTTACCCGAAGGGAAGTACAAAACCTCTCGACAACCTTATTTGCTTCGCTGCGACTTTACGCCCTATAACGCCCTCCTGAAACTTGACATACAAGAAATACTTAAGGAACTTCAACAACCTGACTGTAAGACTGAATGGATAATTGAGACTCACCCAGCCATGCAGTACTTATGGGGAGAGCCACAATCACCCAGACATGAGGTAATGTTCTGGGGAGCTTTCCCGGATCATGCGCCTGATGAATTTCAAGCATCTGTATTAAAACACGCCCAAGAGAACTTACTAACTGCTGTTTGTGGGCCACCCGGTACTGGAAAAACAGAAGTGTTTCTGCACCTTATAGCACAGCAAGTAGTGAATCGGGCGTTACGGCTTGTTCGCGGTGAAGATGATGCAAATAATTTAATACTCTTTGTTGGCACTAATAACAGTACTATTAAAAAATTCCAACAACGACTGACTATAAATTCTCCTGCTCAACAGTTTTATCTCCCTGGCGGCAACCAAACTATTATTCGTAAGGAAACTCTACCCAAACTGCAATCAAGCACTGATTGGCTGCGTAATGCTGAATTTAATCAATCTGCTTGGCAACAAGCCAAACTCGAATTACTGCAAGCAGAGAGTGAAATTCAGCAACTCCAAGAGCAAGACCGCTTGAATACTGCTCAAAAAGTCATTGACATTGAACTGCGATCACAACTGGATGTAGAAATCCAATCCCTCAATAACGAGATTGCTGTTACTGATTCCGAGTTACAAGCCCTAACTGAACAGCTATCAAGTTTGTCTGATTATGCAAATTTTCCCCTTGATGCCTACCAGCAGATACAAGAAGCATTATCCCAGGCAGAACGAGAACTAGCAAAAGAGTCCGACTCCATTACAAAACGAGCCTTGGATTGGCTTAATGCTACTACGGATCAGCGAATTTTTAAGCGTCTAGCAAATAGGATAAACGCTGCTGTTTTAAACACCTTGGCAACAGGGCATCCCTTTCAGACCCCCCTTGACCGCCCTAGTTTAACCGCAGCCCAGGCTTCTGTTACCCAAAAACTAGATTTTTCACAGCAATGGCAAAATCTTAACCGGGGAGTAACTGAAATTCAAACCCAACTAACAGCTTTAAATAAGAAAAGAGAGTTAAAACAAGCAGAACATCAACAAATTCAGAAACAAATCGATAGTTACCCCCAAGGGGATTTCTACAATCTTTTTTACCGCGACCACCACCAATTACAGGTAGAACTGTTTCAACGTGCCTGGGCTTTTCTGTTGCAAGAAACTCTCCGACGCAAGGAGAGCGTTATGAGGGCATTGTCAACTTATGGCAGCGTCTTGACGGGAGACGGAGAGGCATTGCTCAAACTGGAAAGTGATAGTGATGCTATCTACCGTGACTTGAGCTTGATTTTCCCTGTTATTACCTCCACCCTTCAATCAATGCGTAATATGTTGCCAATTCTTCAGCCCAATATCATCAAGCTGGCATTGGTGGATGAAGCGGGGACAACTCTCATACATCAATTATTTCCTTTGCTAGTGCGATCGCAACGGGCAGTAGTGGCTGGCGACCCCCAACAAATTGAGCCAATAGTTAACTTTTGCGACGATACTATCAAACAATATTTGAAAACCGCCTTTCTGGATCGGGGCATGGGCAATGAAGACTACTATCGCTATGCCCCCACTGCCAAATACACGGCTACCGCTTATCATCGCGCTGCTGGCTCTAGTGGCGCAGAAGGCGACTTAGGCAATGGCATTATTCTCTCTAATCATTACCGTTGCACCCCACCCATTATTCAGTTTTGCAGTCCCAACTATCCTGGTGGTCTGCAAATCCTTTCAAGTGATCAACAGACTGCAACGGTCAAGCATCTGCTGGCTTACCACGTTGAAGGAAGCCACACCCATAATACCAATCCAGAAGAAATCGATGCCGTAGAAACTATAATTGCGTCCTTGCTCAAACATGGGTACTCTACTAACTCGGATGACAACTCAAAAACAATTGGGGTGATGTCGCCGTTTTCGCAGCAAGCTAACGCGCTCAAGTATCGACTATCTAACCGTTGGCGAAACTTTTCTTGGGATGATATTGGCACAGTTCACACCTTCCAGGGGGGAGAAAAAGCAGCCATCATCTTTTCTCCTTACCAGTGTCACCAAGAGCATAGTTTTTGGTTCCTTAATCGTAAACCTAATTTACTGAATACCGCCGTTAGTAGAGCAAAGGAATTGTTTGTTTTGGTGGGTAATCTCAGGGAACTAGAATTAGCAGGTGGTGAAACCAAGCGGTTGGTTGAACACATTCGGCTACATGGAGAAATTCGCACTCTTCGTGAGCCTTGA
- a CDS encoding helix-hairpin-helix domain-containing protein, with the protein MISLSKVDKLPELSLSEIQQYLESGLFRGIGKKTAQTLVNYFGYDTLLVLDAHPERLESIPGFGESRIAKITKAWSESKVNPTRGAIAQLLGVGTSLRLTLKICEHYGHRTASILKSDPYKLIDDIEGIGFKTADELAISLGMSVASDARYSKGLLHVLKEALSEGNCFLPESHLLGRAVSLLSRPHVVIPRPPEKSISFYLVLPTFTHKLVFEF; encoded by the coding sequence ATGATTTCGTTGTCCAAAGTCGATAAACTTCCAGAACTCAGCTTGAGCGAAATCCAGCAGTATCTAGAAAGTGGACTTTTTCGAGGAATTGGAAAAAAAACTGCCCAAACTCTAGTCAACTACTTTGGCTATGACACCTTATTGGTATTAGATGCCCATCCAGAAAGACTTGAATCTATCCCTGGATTTGGTGAATCTCGAATCGCTAAAATTACCAAAGCGTGGTCTGAGAGTAAAGTCAATCCGACAAGAGGAGCTATTGCCCAGCTTTTGGGTGTAGGAACATCACTTCGATTAACCTTAAAGATTTGTGAGCATTATGGACACAGAACCGCATCAATACTCAAAAGCGACCCTTACAAATTAATTGATGATATTGAGGGCATCGGCTTTAAAACTGCTGATGAGTTGGCGATATCGTTGGGAATGTCGGTTGCAAGTGACGCTCGTTACTCCAAGGGTCTACTCCATGTCTTGAAGGAGGCTTTGAGTGAGGGGAACTGTTTTCTGCCTGAATCTCATTTGTTGGGGCGTGCTGTATCTTTACTGTCACGTCCTCACGTAGTCATACCCAGACCCCCTGAAAAATCAATCTCGTTTTATCTGGTATTACCTACTTTTACTCATAAGTTGGTATTTGAGTTCTAA
- a CDS encoding ParA family protein yields MSRIIAVFNQAGGVAKTTLTQNLGYQLAQLNHRVLLIDIDPQASLTIFMGLVPRDIEQTVNNAIVDEQPLPIHEGIHGMDLAPANISLSTAEMQLVSASMRDFRLKEAIEPIESDYDFILIDCPPSLGLLSYISLVAATHVLVPLETHFKAFEGTGELLKTVATVRNKPNRKLQIAGFVPTKYDARNSQDTRTLAAITEQLASAGTVFAPIPRSTAFVDASEERMPLAVYDPKHPSVAILKKIAVSLESLK; encoded by the coding sequence ATGAGCCGAATCATCGCAGTCTTTAATCAGGCGGGAGGTGTTGCCAAAACCACCCTTACCCAAAACCTGGGCTACCAACTAGCACAACTGAATCATCGTGTCTTACTCATCGACATAGATCCCCAAGCCAGCTTAACCATTTTTATGGGCTTGGTTCCAAGAGACATAGAGCAAACTGTCAACAATGCCATTGTGGATGAACAACCTCTGCCAATACATGAAGGAATTCATGGCATGGATTTAGCCCCTGCCAATATCTCTCTCAGCACGGCAGAAATGCAATTGGTTAGTGCTTCCATGCGCGATTTCCGCCTGAAAGAAGCCATCGAACCAATTGAATCAGATTATGATTTTATCCTCATAGATTGTCCTCCCAGCTTAGGGCTACTAAGTTACATCTCCCTTGTAGCTGCCACTCATGTTCTAGTGCCTTTGGAAACTCATTTCAAAGCCTTTGAGGGAACAGGCGAATTACTAAAAACGGTTGCTACAGTACGTAATAAACCAAACCGCAAATTGCAAATAGCCGGATTTGTGCCGACAAAATACGATGCCCGTAACTCTCAGGACACTCGCACCTTAGCAGCCATCACCGAACAGCTAGCAAGCGCCGGAACTGTCTTTGCCCCCATTCCTCGCTCTACTGCTTTTGTTGATGCTTCAGAAGAACGAATGCCCCTTGCAGTTTACGATCCCAAACACCCATCTGTCGCCATCTTGAAAAAAATAGCCGTTAGTTTAGAATCCTTAAAATGA
- a CDS encoding GTPase, protein MNNLDYAVKQAIKESQSAFEDLRGKIESVLWRLDQADNTLKPWTAAQNELRNKGAENASNQNVADEFIALINEASPKIEELFKRQQRELSTFKIVLFGRTGTGKSTLIEAFVGGNGNTVSFGDSDWTTQIASEKWNSCVFVDTPGVCGWGRTNSREELEQKAQHAVETADLVLLCFDSQNQTASEFNKVADWIQKYGKPVVVVFNSRNRVWRMPHHKAATTVQQRKNISQQVREQTDNIRDELENMRLFDIPIVALSSQRALYARIKEPFDGPYQENYKEEVVRYRKQYGLENLEKWSNFPTLEKLIIEAISSNAVGLRLGMLQEQTRGVLHSINNDLCLLQQEAQKASNFFEGYIKRNLNIVGDPNSRQSFPKEPDGKVDLLTKLEQLRQEPFQARIEGEYQVHAKRLLSAMLEPLRSESQSKAQQLVLDAFDNGQQLSEEDVKNRVFDSEAIKQAANSIVQEAEEYLQRKLKLERKETELDVKYITRPINKVNGNKNTGWQWVNYAAMGGSFLGSMVYVLGCLALGNFWNPLGWTAAVATGVSVISPLASLAFSLLRNYANKQVEKTRLSKRREALSQLLQTVNESYDTLTQKIVEETSKLGQKALVETLDPLLRDAIALRLIQQETQSTEAYLINIINEIPSRISAQKLLLDAANSVEQKCFPNISAPGLKLWLGEDWISDSIGLKPEGRTDGKNVSNPITWVKNILKEQPFKAKFSQIADYGNSLQPGTAARWLNETRQILTPADDEIAKLFNELDIFSKDQKARLHLYGDYNTGKTSFIKRLLINAGLDIPENLEVRGNPTTTVVDKYEWEGIWLVDNPGFQSTRANDTDVALDSVADASAIIYLFNPNLITGDSNTIDLVLKGDEKRGILPKTDRTFFIINRCDELGVDPTESPKEYSRLCQRKKEELVLALNSRGIFITIQQVFCMSSDPYGLVGNRRDVNSKDFDSYRDWDGFDSFVNAFVSKRSEIKKMGADWLILEAAVARFSKLITRVTEAEENLEKKDRLINHMCQILSEAIGNADRIEAEIKRELRLRIVKDHTDGLVKDTLSAVGEAQIQAQAKLLSQWWKDDAFQNEFKQWYKKAQNQISHLVKNTEDLMERRIYSAEFENTFPEIANNSNTIDNPLPAQNSWLNGLTTFIRKTSRTIVPFSDNVATGIVEILELSPRLAPKIAQAIPLVTIFSLGIEVITQVNDETKRKKRENSRKNLIAKIEQSREEFCRLWLEETERPNENHISERHTNIRLPIGYLREIRDVLESRLTEYKTELENTKKDREDNNARKQKYEYCKNTAWRLLTDQSFRFQYFRQQ, encoded by the coding sequence ATGAATAATCTTGATTACGCTGTTAAACAAGCAATTAAAGAAAGCCAATCCGCGTTTGAAGACTTACGAGGAAAAATTGAATCTGTTTTATGGCGTCTCGACCAAGCTGACAATACTCTCAAACCTTGGACTGCTGCACAGAATGAGCTAAGGAATAAGGGAGCCGAAAATGCCTCCAATCAGAACGTAGCAGATGAATTCATAGCTCTGATTAATGAAGCTAGTCCCAAAATTGAAGAACTGTTTAAAAGACAACAGCGGGAGCTTTCGACTTTCAAAATTGTTCTATTTGGCAGAACTGGTACTGGAAAAAGCACTCTCATTGAGGCATTCGTGGGTGGTAATGGCAATACAGTCTCCTTCGGAGACTCAGACTGGACTACTCAAATCGCTTCAGAGAAATGGAATTCTTGTGTTTTTGTAGATACTCCTGGGGTCTGTGGTTGGGGGCGGACAAATTCTCGTGAAGAACTTGAACAAAAAGCTCAACATGCTGTCGAAACTGCTGACCTGGTGCTTTTGTGCTTTGATAGCCAGAATCAAACTGCTTCTGAATTTAACAAAGTTGCAGACTGGATTCAGAAATATGGTAAGCCCGTTGTAGTAGTTTTTAATTCACGCAACCGAGTATGGCGGATGCCTCATCATAAGGCGGCTACCACTGTGCAACAGCGAAAAAATATATCTCAGCAAGTCCGGGAACAAACCGATAATATTCGAGATGAACTAGAAAATATGCGGTTGTTTGATATTCCTATTGTAGCATTGAGCAGCCAGAGGGCATTATATGCCCGTATTAAGGAACCATTTGATGGTCCTTATCAAGAAAATTACAAAGAGGAGGTTGTTAGATATCGAAAGCAATATGGACTCGAAAACTTAGAGAAATGGTCAAACTTCCCTACTTTGGAAAAATTAATTATAGAAGCGATAAGTTCTAACGCAGTGGGATTACGTTTAGGAATGCTTCAAGAACAAACCCGTGGAGTGTTGCACAGCATAAATAATGACCTCTGTCTCTTGCAGCAAGAAGCTCAAAAAGCCTCCAATTTTTTTGAAGGTTATATCAAACGCAATCTGAATATAGTGGGTGATCCGAATTCCCGTCAATCATTCCCCAAGGAACCTGACGGCAAAGTTGACCTGCTAACAAAGCTGGAACAACTTCGTCAAGAACCATTTCAAGCCCGAATCGAAGGAGAGTACCAAGTTCACGCAAAGCGCCTTCTGTCAGCGATGTTAGAACCGCTACGTTCTGAGTCCCAGAGTAAGGCACAACAACTGGTTTTAGATGCCTTTGACAATGGTCAGCAGTTAAGCGAGGAAGATGTTAAGAATCGGGTGTTTGATTCCGAGGCAATAAAGCAGGCTGCCAATAGTATTGTTCAAGAAGCTGAAGAATATCTGCAACGGAAGTTAAAATTGGAGCGTAAAGAAACAGAGTTAGACGTTAAGTATATTACCCGTCCCATTAATAAAGTAAATGGTAATAAAAATACAGGCTGGCAATGGGTAAATTATGCTGCTATGGGTGGAAGTTTCCTTGGTAGCATGGTTTATGTTCTTGGATGTTTAGCACTAGGAAACTTTTGGAATCCTTTGGGATGGACTGCCGCAGTCGCTACTGGTGTAAGTGTTATTAGCCCTCTCGCATCTCTTGCTTTTAGTTTGCTTCGCAATTACGCAAATAAACAAGTAGAAAAAACACGACTATCTAAAAGACGCGAAGCTTTAAGTCAATTACTTCAAACTGTTAATGAAAGCTATGACACTTTAACTCAGAAAATTGTCGAAGAAACAAGCAAACTCGGTCAAAAAGCCCTTGTAGAAACTCTCGATCCTCTTCTGCGTGATGCGATCGCCTTACGCCTTATTCAACAAGAAACACAGTCCACAGAAGCCTATTTAATAAATATTATTAATGAAATTCCATCTCGCATCTCTGCTCAAAAGTTACTCTTAGATGCTGCTAATTCAGTCGAGCAAAAATGCTTTCCCAATATTTCCGCTCCTGGACTGAAGCTTTGGCTAGGTGAAGACTGGATATCAGATTCTATTGGGCTTAAACCTGAAGGTAGGACAGATGGAAAGAATGTATCTAATCCCATCACTTGGGTGAAGAATATTTTGAAAGAGCAGCCTTTTAAGGCAAAGTTTTCTCAAATAGCTGACTACGGCAATAGTTTGCAGCCAGGTACAGCAGCTAGATGGTTAAACGAAACCCGTCAAATACTTACTCCTGCTGACGATGAGATCGCGAAACTGTTTAATGAGCTTGATATTTTTAGCAAAGACCAAAAGGCACGGTTGCACCTTTATGGAGACTACAATACAGGCAAAACTTCTTTCATTAAAAGGTTGCTTATTAACGCAGGACTGGATATACCAGAAAACCTAGAAGTGCGAGGAAATCCTACCACCACTGTAGTGGACAAGTATGAGTGGGAAGGGATATGGCTTGTAGATAACCCTGGTTTTCAAAGCACACGAGCTAATGACACCGATGTGGCACTTGATTCTGTTGCGGATGCCTCTGCTATTATCTATCTTTTTAATCCGAATTTAATCACAGGGGATAGCAACACCATTGACTTAGTTCTCAAAGGTGATGAAAAACGAGGGATCTTGCCTAAAACAGACCGGACATTCTTTATTATTAATCGCTGTGACGAACTAGGAGTAGATCCAACTGAGTCCCCCAAGGAATATTCACGCTTATGCCAGCGCAAAAAAGAAGAACTGGTTTTAGCGCTTAATTCGCGGGGTATTTTTATCACTATCCAGCAAGTATTCTGTATGTCCAGTGACCCATACGGCTTGGTGGGCAATCGTCGAGATGTCAACTCAAAAGATTTCGACTCTTACCGAGATTGGGATGGCTTTGACTCATTTGTTAACGCTTTTGTTTCTAAGCGCTCTGAAATCAAAAAAATGGGCGCAGACTGGTTAATTCTCGAAGCTGCTGTAGCTCGTTTCTCTAAGTTAATTACCAGAGTGACAGAAGCTGAAGAAAACCTAGAAAAAAAAGATAGATTGATTAACCATATGTGCCAAATTTTGTCTGAAGCTATTGGAAATGCTGACAGAATTGAGGCTGAAATTAAGCGTGAGCTAAGGCTAAGAATAGTTAAAGATCACACCGATGGATTAGTTAAAGATACCTTATCTGCCGTTGGCGAAGCTCAAATTCAAGCTCAAGCTAAACTACTCAGCCAGTGGTGGAAAGACGACGCATTCCAAAATGAATTCAAACAATGGTATAAAAAAGCCCAAAATCAAATTAGTCATTTGGTCAAAAATACTGAAGACTTGATGGAAAGGCGCATATATTCAGCAGAATTTGAAAATACATTTCCAGAGATTGCAAATAATTCTAATACGATCGATAATCCCCTTCCAGCCCAGAATTCTTGGCTAAACGGATTAACAACCTTCATAAGAAAAACATCTCGAACAATCGTCCCGTTCAGTGATAATGTTGCAACGGGGATAGTAGAAATATTAGAACTATCTCCAAGATTAGCGCCAAAAATAGCCCAAGCAATACCTTTGGTGACAATATTCAGTTTAGGTATAGAGGTAATTACCCAAGTAAATGATGAAACCAAAAGAAAAAAAAGGGAAAATAGTCGGAAGAATTTGATAGCAAAAATCGAACAGTCTAGAGAAGAATTTTGTCGCCTTTGGTTAGAAGAAACCGAACGACCAAATGAAAATCATATCTCTGAGCGCCATACAAATATCCGTCTTCCTATCGGTTACTTACGTGAAATAAGGGATGTATTAGAGTCTAGATTGACAGAATATAAGACGGAATTGGAAAACACAAAAAAAGACAGAGAAGACAATAATGCTCGCAAACAGAAGTATGAGTATTGCAAAAACACGGCTTGGAGGTTGCTTACCGATCAATCCTTTCGATTTCAATATTTTAGGCAACAGTAA
- a CDS encoding ParB/RepB/Spo0J family partition protein codes for MRRTTKASQPLKSKIDVPWDTTGVINADSQVSIPLDQISLPPNQPRRYFDSEALKQLTESIKQHGILQPILVRPLDGEKHELVAGERRYRAALSIGLKVVPVVIRELDDNAAFQFALIENLLREDLNPVEETEGILQLLSLKLGRSVEDIPPLLYRLQRLQSKASTVTHNVMGAHDSEGDEPTHNVMGEVENDSTNNAISDEEGDIELSTHNVMGETETDNSDLNQEQPLNQDLKIVETVFEGLGLMTWESFVKNRLPLLNLPEDILDALREGSLEYTKAKAIAQIQKLDERIAFLEQAIANNWSLSEIRQRISEKKSPASTANTESNDYRERFTAATTKLRKSRIWSDPKKRKQIEKLLAQLETLTNVE; via the coding sequence ATGAGACGCACTACTAAAGCCAGCCAGCCCCTTAAAAGCAAAATTGATGTACCTTGGGACACCACAGGCGTTATTAATGCCGATTCTCAAGTGTCCATACCATTAGACCAGATTTCTCTGCCACCTAATCAACCACGTCGTTACTTTGACTCCGAAGCATTAAAGCAGTTAACTGAATCCATCAAACAGCATGGCATCTTGCAGCCCATTTTAGTACGCCCTCTTGATGGAGAGAAACACGAATTAGTCGCAGGAGAACGCCGCTATCGTGCTGCCTTAAGTATTGGGCTAAAAGTTGTCCCCGTCGTCATTAGAGAGTTAGATGATAACGCAGCTTTTCAATTTGCACTTATAGAAAACTTGCTGCGAGAAGACCTCAACCCAGTTGAAGAAACTGAAGGTATCCTGCAACTGCTGTCTCTCAAACTAGGTCGAAGCGTTGAGGATATCCCGCCATTACTGTATCGTCTACAACGCCTACAGAGCAAAGCATCTACAGTTACCCATAACGTTATGGGCGCACACGATAGCGAAGGTGATGAACCTACCCATAACGTTATGGGCGAAGTTGAAAATGATTCTACCAATAACGCTATCAGCGACGAGGAAGGCGATATTGAATTATCTACCCATAACGTTATGGGCGAAACCGAAACAGATAATTCAGACCTCAATCAGGAGCAGCCATTAAACCAAGACCTCAAAATCGTTGAAACAGTGTTTGAAGGCTTAGGGTTAATGACCTGGGAATCTTTCGTTAAGAACCGCCTGCCCTTGTTAAACCTTCCAGAAGATATCCTTGATGCGCTAAGGGAAGGCTCACTTGAGTATACCAAAGCCAAAGCCATCGCCCAAATTCAAAAATTAGATGAGCGCATTGCCTTTTTAGAACAAGCTATTGCCAACAACTGGTCTTTAAGCGAAATCAGACAGCGTATTAGTGAGAAGAAAAGCCCAGCCTCTACCGCAAACACCGAGTCGAACGATTATAGAGAGCGCTTTACTGCTGCGACTACCAAACTAAGAAAATCGCGTATTTGGTCAGACCCCAAGAAGCGCAAGCAAATAGAGAAACTACTTGCACAACTGGAAACGCTCACAAATGTTGAGTAA